Proteins encoded in a region of the Gemmatimonadaceae bacterium genome:
- a CDS encoding helix-turn-helix domain-containing protein, whose amino-acid sequence MTVPTRDHILDAAAKVFAEHGFRGATTRLIAEAADVNEVTLFRLFGSKDALLGEAIRTRVYEREVSQLPDAPGDARAELIAWASVEYSNILAHRPSIRQGMTELIERPELRRCMAQGPLGGYTRLQRYLTALARDGRCAKDANAINASAMLLGALFSDAMGRDMMPEALPPAKQVPAAYVDLMLAAIGYHAEQTAPRRRPSTARAKRSA is encoded by the coding sequence ATGACCGTTCCCACCCGCGACCACATCCTCGACGCCGCGGCGAAAGTCTTCGCCGAGCACGGCTTCCGCGGCGCGACCACCCGGCTCATCGCCGAGGCGGCCGACGTCAACGAGGTGACCCTCTTTCGCCTCTTCGGCTCCAAGGACGCCCTCCTTGGCGAAGCCATCCGCACCCGCGTCTATGAACGCGAGGTCTCCCAGCTGCCGGACGCCCCCGGCGACGCCCGTGCCGAACTGATTGCGTGGGCCTCGGTGGAGTACAGCAACATCCTCGCGCACCGCCCCTCCATCCGGCAGGGAATGACCGAGCTCATCGAACGTCCGGAACTGCGCCGCTGCATGGCGCAGGGACCGCTCGGCGGGTACACGCGCCTGCAACGGTACCTGACGGCGCTCGCACGCGACGGTCGCTGTGCCAAGGATGCGAATGCCATCAATGCCTCGGCCATGCTCCTCGGTGCGCTGTTCTCCGACGCGATGGGGCGCGACATGATGCCCGAGGCGCTGCCTCCGGCCAAGCAGGTGCCCGCCGCATACGTGGACCTGATGCTTGCCGCCATCGGCTATCACGCCGAGCAGACTGCCCCCCGTCGCCGCCCTTCGACCGCGCGCGCCAAGCGCAGCGCCTGA
- a CDS encoding TolC family protein — MNRPSLMRIISGTTRAARGASLLLALALPAMAHAQGSAAPAQLSLADALKLAEQRSEALKIAEAGLKRTQGQRYQARAQFYPQLNGTAGYQRTLESQFQAISRSAGSSSNGSSNGGSSGSGSDSSSSGGSDLASSPIAKIFAAPSTVTLGLQFSQNLFTAGKLTAANKGADAAERAAQAGVATARAQLVIDVAQAYYNAVAADRMAAIADSALAQAERALKQTELARQVGTSAEFDLLRARVTRDNSRPMAIQARATRDIAYMHLRQMLGLSLSGPMTLTSSVRDDLTAEQAMAQTARTVLTGPVALPRENASAVPDTSVEHRAAVRQAADALEAQRYALRAANWQRLPSIQLSSSYQRFGYPRDGTFLPNSFAQFYPNWTATMGFSFPIWTSGRLLGEKMVAQANYAEAQQRLQQAREAAELDARVSISQYEQAQAAYAASVGTDEQAAKAYAIAEVRYQEGISTQLELDQSRTQLQQARINRVLAARDFELARLRLVLLRDLPLSGAPAGMSSASTTGGMR; from the coding sequence ATGAACAGACCATCTCTCATGCGAATCATCTCGGGTACGACACGCGCCGCCCGTGGCGCCAGCCTGCTGCTCGCCCTCGCGCTCCCCGCGATGGCGCACGCCCAGGGTTCGGCCGCGCCGGCCCAGCTGTCGCTGGCCGACGCGCTGAAGCTGGCGGAACAGCGCAGCGAGGCGCTCAAGATCGCCGAGGCCGGACTGAAGCGCACGCAGGGTCAGCGCTATCAGGCGCGCGCGCAGTTCTATCCGCAGCTCAACGGCACCGCGGGCTACCAGCGCACGCTCGAGAGCCAGTTCCAGGCCATCAGCAGGAGCGCGGGGAGTTCGTCGAACGGGAGTTCGAACGGCGGCTCGAGCGGAAGCGGCTCGGATTCGAGCAGCAGCGGCGGCAGCGACCTGGCGAGTTCGCCGATCGCCAAGATCTTCGCCGCGCCCAGCACGGTGACGCTCGGCTTGCAGTTCAGCCAGAACCTCTTCACGGCCGGCAAGCTGACCGCGGCCAACAAGGGCGCTGACGCGGCCGAACGCGCCGCGCAGGCCGGCGTGGCGACCGCGCGCGCCCAACTGGTGATCGACGTCGCGCAGGCGTACTACAACGCGGTGGCCGCCGATCGCATGGCGGCGATTGCCGACAGCGCGCTAGCGCAGGCCGAGCGCGCGCTCAAGCAGACGGAACTGGCGCGCCAGGTGGGAACGAGCGCCGAGTTTGACCTGCTGCGCGCGCGCGTGACCCGCGACAACTCGCGGCCGATGGCGATCCAGGCGCGCGCCACCCGCGACATCGCGTACATGCACCTGCGGCAGATGCTGGGGCTCTCGCTGTCCGGACCGATGACGCTCACCAGTTCGGTGCGCGACGACCTGACCGCCGAACAGGCGATGGCGCAGACCGCCCGCACGGTGCTGACGGGACCGGTGGCGCTGCCGCGCGAGAACGCCAGCGCGGTGCCCGACACGAGCGTGGAGCACCGCGCCGCGGTGCGGCAGGCCGCCGACGCGCTCGAGGCGCAGCGCTACGCGTTGCGCGCCGCCAACTGGCAGCGCCTGCCGAGCATTCAGCTGAGCAGCAGCTACCAGCGCTTTGGCTATCCGCGCGATGGCACCTTCCTGCCGAACTCGTTCGCGCAGTTCTACCCGAACTGGACGGCGACGATGGGCTTCAGCTTCCCGATCTGGACGAGCGGGCGCCTGCTGGGCGAGAAGATGGTGGCGCAGGCCAACTACGCGGAGGCGCAGCAGCGCCTGCAGCAGGCGCGCGAGGCGGCGGAACTCGACGCCCGCGTGAGCATCAGCCAGTACGAACAGGCGCAGGCCGCGTACGCGGCGAGCGTCGGCACCGACGAACAGGCGGCCAAGGCATACGCCATCGCCGAGGTGCGCTATCAGGAGGGGATCAGCACGCAGTTGGAACTGGACCAGTCGCGCACGCAGCTGCAGCAGGCGCGCATCAATCGCGTGCTGGCGGCGCGCGACTTTGAACTGGCCCGCCTGCGCCTGGTGTTGCTCCGCGACCTGCCGCTGAGCGGTGCGCCGGCCGGCATGTCGTCCGCTTCCACGACGGGAGGAATGCGCTAA